The nucleotide sequence GATCAGCGGAGACGGCGTTATGGCTATCAAGGCCTCGGACCTGTTCATCCAATGCCTCGAAGAAGAAGGCGTCGAATATATCTTCGGCGTTCCCGGGGAGGAAAATCTCGACTTTCTCGATAGTCTCTCCCGCTCCGACAAGATCAAACTGATCCTGACGCGGCACGAGCAGGGCGCCGGATTCATGGCGGCCACTTATGGGCGACATACCGGCAAGGCCGGCGTCTGCCTGTCGACGCTTGGACCGGGCGCGACCAACTTCGTGACCGCCGCCGCCTATGCGCAATTGGGCGGCATGCCGATGATGATGATCACCGGGCAGAAGCCGATCAAGAAATCGAAACAGGGCCGCTTTCAGATATTGGACGTGGTCGCGATGATGGGGCCCATCACCAAATATACCCATCAACTCGCTTCGTCCGACAATATCCCGAGCCGGGTGCGGGAGGCGTTCCGCCTGGCCGAGGAGGAGAAGCCGGGCGCCGTCCATCTCGAGCTGCCCGAAGACGTCGCCGACGAGCACACCTCGTCACGGCCGCTGAAGGCGAGCCTGCATCGCCGCCCTACCGCCGACGTGAAGGCGGTCCGCGCCGCGGTCAACGCGATCGAGAAGGCGCGCTCGCCGGTGCTCGTCATCGGCGCCGGCGCGAACCGCAAGATGACCAGCCGGATGCTCGGCCAGTTCGTCGAGAAGACCGGCATCCCCTTCGTTACGACGCAGCTGGGCAAGGGCGTGCTCGACGAGACGAGCCCGAAGTTCCTCGGTTGCGCCGCGCTGTCGGCCGGCGACTTCGTCCACCGGGCGATTGAATCGGCGGACCTCATCATCAATGTCGGTCATGACGTGATCGAGAAGCCGCCCTTCTTCATGAAGCAAGGCGGTACCGAGGTCGTCCACATCAGCACCAAGACGGCGGAGGTGGACCCGGTCTACTTCCCGCAGATCGAGGTCATCGGCGACATCGCCAATGCCATCTGGCAGATCAAGGAGGATATCCTCCCGCAGGGCACCTGGAATTTCGACACGATGATGAAGGCGCGCGCTGCCGAGATCGCCCACCGCGATTCCATGTGCGACGACATGCGCTTTCCGATCTTCCCCGCCTGCCTCGTCAAATTCATCCGCGATGCGATGCCGGCGGACGGCATCATCTGCCTCGATAACGGCGTCTACAAGATCTGGTTCGCGCGAAACTATCCTGCGCGGATGCCGAATACGGTGCTGCTCGACAACGCCCTGGCGACGATGGGAGCGGGGCTTCCCTCCGCCATGGCGTCCAAGATGGTGCATCCGGGCCGCAAGGTGATGGCGATCTGCGGCGACGGCGGCTTCATGATGAACAGCCAGGAGTTGGAGACGGCGGTCCGCCTCGGCCTTGATCTCACCGTGCTGATCCTCAACGACAACAGCTACGGCATGATCCGCTGGAAGCAGGCCAATATGGGCTTCGAGGATTGGGGCCTCACCTACGGCAATCCCGACTTCGTCAAATATGCCGAGAGCTACGGCGCGAAGGGCCATCGCGTCACCAGCGCCGACATGCTGCCGGGCCTGCTCAGGGAATGTCTCGACACGCCGGGCGTCCACCTCATCGACTGTCCGGTCGACTATGCGGACAATGACCGTATCCTCAACAAGGAGATCAAGGAGCTGAGCGCGGCGGTGTAGATACGAACCGCGCGGGGAATGAAACCATTTCGCTCATCCTGAGGAGGGACTGAGCCTGGCGAAGGCCCGTCTCGAAGGGCCGTGTATGTCCTTCGAGACGCCGCTTCGACTTCGCTCAGCGGCTCCTCAGGATGAGCGGGAAGAGAGACAGACGATGACCAAGCTCAAGGACACCTACCCCCTTTACCTCGCCAACGAGGCGAAGCAGCCGAACACCGACCTCGAGGTCACCGACAAATATACGGGCAAGGTCGCGTTCCGTACGGCGTTGGCGGACGCAAAGACGATCGATGCCGGCATCGCCGCCGCGGTGGAGGCGGCCGAGCCGATGACGCGGATGGCGAGCTATGAGCGGCAGGCGGTGCTCCAGCATTGCGTCGATCGATTCCGGGAGCGGTTCGACGAGCTCGCTTATGCGCTCTGCGTCGAAGCCGGGAAGCCGATCAACGATGCGGAAGGGGAGGTGACGCGCCTCATCGATACGTTCCGCATCGCCGCCGAAGAGGCGGTGCGCATGACGGGGGAGGTCCAGCCGCTCGACATCTCGAAACGCGCGCGCGGTTATCTCGGCATCTGGAAGCGCGTGCCGATCGGGCCGTGCAGCTTCATCGCGCCCTTCAACTTCCCGCTGAACCTCGCCGCCCACAAGATCGCGCCGGCGCTCGCCGTCGGCTGCCCCTTCGTGATGAAGCCGGCGAGCCGCACGCCGCTTGGCGCCCTCATCATCGGCGAGGTTCTGGCGGAGACGAACCTGCCCAAGGGCGCTTTCTCGATCCTTCCCGCCAGCCGCGACGGCGCCGATCTCTTCACCGAGGATGATCGGCTGAAGCTGCTTTCCTTCACCGGCTCGCCGGGCGTCGGCTGGGAGCTGAAGGGGAAGGCGGGCAAGAAGAAGGTGGTGCTGGAGCTGGGCGGCAATGCGGCGGTGATCGTCGACGCCGATGCCGATCTCGACGATGCAGTCGAGCGGATCATCTTCGGTGCCTTCTACCAGTCCGGCCAGAGCTGCATCGGCGTCCAGCGCATCATCATTCACGAATCCGTATATGACGCGCTTCGGGACCGGCTGGTGGGCAAGGCGAAGACGCTCGTCGCCGGCGATCCGCACGACCGGAAGACCTTCATCGGACCGATGATCGACGTGAAGGAGGCCAAGCGCCTCGACGACTGGATCCAGGAGGCCGTGAGCGGCGGTGCCACGATCCTGTGCGGCGGCAAGCGAGACGGGGCGATGCTGGAGGCGACCTTGCTCGAAGGCGTCGATCGCTCCGCCACCGTCTATCGCGAGGAGGCTTTCGGGCCCGTCGCGATTCTGTCCAAGTTTCGTGATTTCAATGCGGCGCTGGACGAGGTCAACGACAGCAAGTTCGGGCTCCAGGCCGGCATCTTCACCCGCGACTTGTTCAAGACCCTGAACGCCTGGGATCGGCTCGACGTCGGCGGCGTCGTCATCAACGACGTGCCCAGCTACCGGGTCGACAACATGCCCTATGGCGGCGTCAAGGATAGCGGGCTGGGACGGGAAGGCATCCGCTTCGCCATGGAGGACATGACCGAGATCCGGAATCTGGTCATTCGGCGGCGGGAGGAAGGACCGCCGAAGAAGCAGATAGGCGAATAGTCCGCTACTCGCTGCCCGTCTCCACAGGCGCCGCCGGTTCGGACTCCGGGCAGGGGAAGCTTTCGGTCAGGGCTTCGTAGATCGCGGCGGAAGCCGCTTTTCTCCGCACCTCGGGATTGCCGTCCAGATACTCGACGACGGCATCGGCGGCCTCGCGGTTCGTCATTTGCGGAAGGCAGAAGCTTTCCCGTCCCCGCGCCGCCTCCAGCAGGAACATGCCGTCGACCGTGCCGGTGATATACATGGAGCATTGGCCGGCATTGGGCCGGCTGCAGATGTCGAACAGCGCCTGCGCGGTGAAGAAGGAGGGGATGAGCGGGACGGGAGACGCCGCCTGCGCCATGACCAGCCCGGCGAGCGCCAGCCCAGGTGTCATCATCTGAATATCCTTCCGGCTGCGGATAAGGCGTGAGCTCGGGCTCGCCATCTTACCGGACGAGGACCGGCCTTCAACCCCGCCGATCCGACGAAAGGATCGTCAGGCCGCGACTCCGCCGGCCTTGGCGATGCGTTCGTTGCTCGCCCGGAGCTTGGCCTTGAGAGAGGCGGTGAAGCCTTGTTCGAGGGCGTGGCGGACGTCCTCATGCGCGGCGAGATAGGGGCGCAGAGCCTCGGCGGGGGCGCACCAGAAGCGGGCAGGGCCGTCGAGTATGACCGTGGCGCTCGCCGCATCGCCGGAAAGTACGGTGACTTCGCCGATCAGGTCGCCGGCGCGGCAGGTACCAACGCGCTTGCCGTGGCTCATCACCCGCGCCTCGCCGCTGCTCAGATAGAAGAGGTGCGTCACGGCCTCTTCCTCGCGCGTCAGCACGTCGCCCGCGCGGCCCGAGAGCCAGAAACCCTGGTCGAGCAGGTGGCGGGCGCGGCTGCGCGGGAGAGCGGAGAGGACGCCGGAAAGCATTGCCTCCTCCTCCTCGGTGAAGCGGGTCCTGGCGTTCTCGATAAGGCGCCGGCCGAGGACGAGCAGCGACGCGACCATCAGCAGGCCCCACCAGAAGGCGGCGACGACGTTGCCGGTCCAGAAAAGAGCGTGGCAGAGGCCGATCAGCGCGGCTATGGCTATGAAGGCGCGGGCAAGCTTGAAGTGGCCCGACATGACGCCGAGCACGAGCAGCAGAAAGGCCAGCTGGCCTATCAGACCGCCCGCCGTAAACGCCGATCCAAGTCCCTCAGCCGTCATCGCTTCCCCCAGGGGCCAACCCGCCCGAATATGCGCCGAAACCAGCGTCTTTGCAAAGCGGCACGCGACGGGGGCCACGGCCGGCGCGACCAGCCTGAACGACAAGTTGCCACAGGTTCAGCCTTGTCTTTATATGAAGCGGCCATGACACGCGCCCGCGTCCCCGGGCGCTCACTCGCGAATTATGGAGATCGTTTTGAAAGCAGTTTTTCTGACGGGTGCGGCCGCGCTCGCCCTCGGCGGTGCCATCGCCGCAGTTCCCGTGGCGGCGCAGGACGCCGCCACGGGGCAGGCTTCGGCTAAAGCGCAGGCCGCCGTGCCCAGCAACATCCTTCTCGCCGACTGGAGCGGCCCCTATGACGGCGTGCCGCCGTTCGACAAGGCGACGCCGCAGATGTTCCCGGAGGCGCTGCAGTTCGCCATCGACGAGCAGCGCCGCGAGGTGCTCGCCATCGCCGACAATCCGGCGGCGGCGA is from Sphingosinicella humi and encodes:
- a CDS encoding acetolactate synthase large subunit; its protein translation is MAIKASDLFIQCLEEEGVEYIFGVPGEENLDFLDSLSRSDKIKLILTRHEQGAGFMAATYGRHTGKAGVCLSTLGPGATNFVTAAAYAQLGGMPMMMITGQKPIKKSKQGRFQILDVVAMMGPITKYTHQLASSDNIPSRVREAFRLAEEEKPGAVHLELPEDVADEHTSSRPLKASLHRRPTADVKAVRAAVNAIEKARSPVLVIGAGANRKMTSRMLGQFVEKTGIPFVTTQLGKGVLDETSPKFLGCAALSAGDFVHRAIESADLIINVGHDVIEKPPFFMKQGGTEVVHISTKTAEVDPVYFPQIEVIGDIANAIWQIKEDILPQGTWNFDTMMKARAAEIAHRDSMCDDMRFPIFPACLVKFIRDAMPADGIICLDNGVYKIWFARNYPARMPNTVLLDNALATMGAGLPSAMASKMVHPGRKVMAICGDGGFMMNSQELETAVRLGLDLTVLILNDNSYGMIRWKQANMGFEDWGLTYGNPDFVKYAESYGAKGHRVTSADMLPGLLRECLDTPGVHLIDCPVDYADNDRILNKEIKELSAAV
- a CDS encoding aldehyde dehydrogenase family protein encodes the protein MTKLKDTYPLYLANEAKQPNTDLEVTDKYTGKVAFRTALADAKTIDAGIAAAVEAAEPMTRMASYERQAVLQHCVDRFRERFDELAYALCVEAGKPINDAEGEVTRLIDTFRIAAEEAVRMTGEVQPLDISKRARGYLGIWKRVPIGPCSFIAPFNFPLNLAAHKIAPALAVGCPFVMKPASRTPLGALIIGEVLAETNLPKGAFSILPASRDGADLFTEDDRLKLLSFTGSPGVGWELKGKAGKKKVVLELGGNAAVIVDADADLDDAVERIIFGAFYQSGQSCIGVQRIIIHESVYDALRDRLVGKAKTLVAGDPHDRKTFIGPMIDVKEAKRLDDWIQEAVSGGATILCGGKRDGAMLEATLLEGVDRSATVYREEAFGPVAILSKFRDFNAALDEVNDSKFGLQAGIFTRDLFKTLNAWDRLDVGGVVINDVPSYRVDNMPYGGVKDSGLGREGIRFAMEDMTEIRNLVIRRREEGPPKKQIGE
- a CDS encoding Rap1a/Tai family immunity protein codes for the protein MMTPGLALAGLVMAQAASPVPLIPSFFTAQALFDICSRPNAGQCSMYITGTVDGMFLLEAARGRESFCLPQMTNREAADAVVEYLDGNPEVRRKAASAAIYEALTESFPCPESEPAAPVETGSE
- a CDS encoding cyclic nucleotide-binding domain-containing protein, which produces MTAEGLGSAFTAGGLIGQLAFLLLVLGVMSGHFKLARAFIAIAALIGLCHALFWTGNVVAAFWWGLLMVASLLVLGRRLIENARTRFTEEEEAMLSGVLSALPRSRARHLLDQGFWLSGRAGDVLTREEEAVTHLFYLSSGEARVMSHGKRVGTCRAGDLIGEVTVLSGDAASATVILDGPARFWCAPAEALRPYLAAHEDVRHALEQGFTASLKAKLRASNERIAKAGGVAA